In Aptenodytes patagonicus chromosome 6, bAptPat1.pri.cur, whole genome shotgun sequence, one genomic interval encodes:
- the CCDC14 gene encoding coiled-coil domain-containing protein 14, with product MARPGAPRPCKVLSSGRLTGAAKLTNGRKQFGLRKGCHSDVESGYSLYSTDSDDQVDTIHNRLDRCAALLKNILQNEATGRETIHKQAGKTTSVKITSKPLQTKGNTSKKKGLKKNITPAHIRKEIVPISNSKLALSTTPSTEKELSSAAQNQMVQPIHVPCSQHSPVMHQKLCEHVQTQMSLITGQPPQNSNEIPTVTSFPTSNHGCQNVTAFSYRLPTSTPALFLQQSANPLSTQSDVPVDGGNECVPEMGGPVVCPLVSAPTTAAQIQSATALPSVIPCIASGASSNSAVPTLIPSSGREMTPNHEQQIKEADLIRCIQAHLALLQSHEMMNGGTEQKHHHHCLAKHDASSNKEEDTSEEHSEDSVSEDDRLNVLDVAPVRETSCKTSYVKKVLKSGTESPEETAHKIKTVKYLLGELRALITDQDDSEMLRLMSEIEDCVSLLPAVVGSTNIQAEIALALQPLRSENAQLRRRLRILNQQLRERERSEKTPGQSCNYELVSLQSLNMMLQSQLKESLKGLESLQAKNEELLKIIESQKEENKHLAKDIQDKEEKLLENKQHYDIHSTKLKMEVEEALANVKSLQFKLEASEKENKILGITLRQRDAEVNRLRELTRTLQGSMAKLLSDLTVDNIRPKPEKGLSKSLLEDHEKQMQPDPFPGSTSVMTYLKNLEMDHILTDTELQFSNKSGELEMQNLAYEKFAAEGSKINSTFSGEGTSAPRTLLTSLKQDAETVSDSGTLLDDQNKLDETVYIPLTSSASKKQQPISDRTGVLPQSRGACKMLDYHCELSNSVQQNGCEIAKDPTILDKLSTGYSVKKTMENTLEVTGDKVKPEGDKVQMRPKGTPSGAAKDFTDKPDQPRPGTYPHIPMLFQKEISQKKGSEIVDFSSISFDDVSRKSEWSASSFSTFTSRDEEDFKNSLAALDANIARLQRTLQNSIMKQ from the exons GTACTGTCTTCTGGAAGGCTAACAGGAGCAGCTAAAttaacaaatggaagaaaaca GTTTGGCTTAAGAAAAGGATGTCATTCTGATGTGGAGTCTGGATACTCTCTCTATTCCACTGACTCTGATGATCAG GTTGATACTATTCATAACAGACTTGACCGTTGCGCAGCTTTACTGAAGAACATCTTACAAAATGAGGCTACAG GAAGGGAGACTATCCATAAACAAGCTGGGAAAACAACTTCCGTTAAAATTACTTCCAAGCCTTTGCAAACCAAAGGAAATACTTCCAAGAAGAAAGGGTTGAAAAAAAACATTACTCCTGCCCACATCCGAAAAGAAATTG TGCCAATATCAAATAGTAAACTTGCCTTGTCCACCACACCTTCTACTGAGAAAGAACTTTCCAGTGCAGCACAGAATCAGATGGTTCAACCAATTCACGTGCCTTGCAGTCAACACTCTCCTGTGATGCATCAGAAACTCTGTGAGCATGTGCAAACTCAGATGTCTCTGATAACTGGCCAACCACCACAGAACAGTAATGAAATTCCTACTGTAACTTCTTTTCCTACCTCAAATCACG ggTGTCAAAATGTTACAGCTTTCAGTTATCGATTACCTACCTCCACACCAGCTCTGTTCCTGCAGCAGTCAGCTAATCCCTTATCTACTCAGTCA GATGTTCCCGTAGATGGTGGCAATGAATGTGTGCCAGAGATGGGAGGACCTGTGGTTTGCCCGCTAGTTTCTGCTCCAACTACTGCTGCACAAATACAGTCTGCCACTGCTCTTCCTAGTGTGATCCCTTGTATAGCATCAGGTGCATCAAGTAACTCTGCAGTGCCTACACTCATCCCATCATCTGGCAGAGAGATGACCCCAAACCACGAGCAACAGATAAAAGAAGCAGATTTGATAAGATGCATACAAGCTCACCTGGCCCTGTTACAGTCACATGAAATGATGAACGGCGGGACTGAACAGAAGCACCATCATCATTGTCTAGCAAAACATGATGCTTCAAGTAACAAAGAGGAGGATACTTCTGAAGAACACAGTGAGGACTCAGTCAGCGAAGATGATAGATTGAATGTACTTGATGTAGCCCCAGTGAGAGAGACAAGCTGTAAGACAAGTTATGTGAAGAAAGTTCTGAAATCTGGAACAGAAAGTCCAGAAGAAACAGCCCATAAAATTAAGACTGTAAAAtatcttctgggagagctcagagCACTGATAACAGATCAAG ATGATTCAGAAATGTTAAGGTTGATGAGTGAAATAGAAGACTGCGTATCATTGCTCCCAGCTGTAGTGGGAAGTACGAATATACAAGCTGAAATAGCACTAGCTTTACAGCCTCTCAGAAGTGAAAATGCCCAGCTGCGTAG GAGACTGAGAATATTAAACCAGCAACTCCGGGAACGAGAAAGAAGTGAGAAGACACCTGGACAGAGCTGCAACTATGAAT TAGTTTCTTTGCAGTCCTTGAATATGATGCTCCAGAGTCAACTGAAAGAATCACTGAAAGGCCTTGAGTCACTGCAGGCTAAAAATGAAGAACTACTTAAAATAATAGAaagtcagaaagaagaaaataaacatcttgCAAAAGATATtcaagataaagaagaaaaattgcttgaaaacaaacagcattatGACATTCATTCCACCAAGCTCAAGATGG AAGTGGAAGAGGCATTAGCAAATGTGAAGAGCCTTCAGTTTAAGCTGGaagcttcagagaaagaaaataagattttgggCATAACATTACGTCAGCGTGATGCAGAAGTTAACAGACTGCGTGAATTAACCAG AACCTTGCAGGGCAGTATGGCCAAGCTTCTGTCTGACCTCACAGTAGACAACATTAGACCCAAACCTGAAAAAGGTCTCTCGAAGTCTCTTTTGGAAGACCATGAAAAGCAGATGCAACCTGATCCGTTTCCTGGGAGTACTTCAGTAATGACGTACCTTAAAAATTTAGAAATGGATCATATTTTGACAGATACAGAACTTCAATTCTCAAATAAAAGTGGagaattagaaatgcaaaatctAGCCTATGAAAAGTTTGCTGCTGAAGGAAGTAAAATAAACAGTACGTTCTCAGGAGAAGGAACATCAGCTCCCAGAACACTACTAACCTCACTGAAGCAAGATGCAGAAACAGTTAGTGATTCTGGGACTTTGCTTGATGACCAAAACAAGTTGGATGAGACTGTTTATATTCCATTGACTAGCAGTGCCTCTAAAAAACAGCAGCCGATCTCTGACAGAACTGGTGTGCTACCCCAAAGTAGAGGAGCTTGTAAGATGTTGGACTACCACTGTGAGCTCTCAAACTCCGTACAGCAGAATGGATGCGAGATTGCAAAGGATCCAACTATTCTGGATAAATTAAGTACTGGGTACAGTGTGAAAAAGACTATGGAAAACACACTTGAAGTTACAGGGGATAAAGTGAAGCCAGAGGGAGACAAAGTCCAAATGAGGCCAAAAGGCACTCCAAGTGGAGCTGCAAAAGACTTTACAGACAAACCAGACCAACCTCGGCCTGGTACATACCCTCACATACCGATGctatttcagaaagagatttcTCAGAAAAAAGGTAGCGAAATAGTTGATTTTAGTTCCATTTCATTTGATGATGTATCAAGGAAGTCTGAATGGAGCGCATCCTCTTTCTCAACATTTACTTCTCGGGATGAAGAGGACTTTAAGAACAGCTTAGCAGCCTTGGATGCCAACATAGCTAGGTTACAAAGAACTCTGCAAAATAGCATTATGAAACAATGA